Proteins encoded by one window of Paenibacillus sp. DCT19:
- a CDS encoding cation-translocating P-type ATPase, whose amino-acid sequence MEHYRHSTEETLDEVQSSQNGLTTSEATKRLETVGYNEIKGKDATPVWKLFIENFKDPMVIVLLIAAAVQIVLGHLIESLIIFLVILLNAVISVVQTKKAESSLDALRQMSAPEAKVIRDGQKRTIPARELVPGDIVLLDAGDYVPADGRILESGSLKINEGMLTGESEAAEKHADAIAEEAPLGDRRNMAFSGSLVVYGRGTFVVTGTALQTEIGKIAELIQNAEAKETPLQRKLEAFSKKLGFFILGLSILIFAIEAGRVWLTEGTENIGPSFINALMFAVAVAVAAIPEALSSIVTIVLSLGTNKMAKQHAIIRRLPAVEALGSASIICTDKTGTLTQNKMTVVDYYIPHGTKEEFPDDPKEWSEEERRLLHIAVLCNDSNINQEGKELGDPTEVALIAFSNRVNKDYNEIRDQFPREAELPFDSDRKLMSTVHTFEGQTALLTKGGPDVLFSRCTHVFIHGEVQPLTPEIRTQFEEKNEAFSKRAFRVLAYAYKRFDDKKQVTTEDEHDLILVGLTAMIDPPREAVYSSIEESKKAGIRTIMITGDHKTTAQAIGIDIGLAKPDDLAITGSELDKMSDEELDQKLDQISVYARVSPENKIRIVRAWQRKGKIAAMTGDGVNDAPALKQADIGVAMGSGTDVAKDAAAMILTDDNFVSIVNAVSVGRMVFDNIKKAIAYLFAGNLGAIIAILFALVVGWVNPFTALQLLFINLVNDSLPAIALGTEKAEPDVMRRKPRDINEGIFAGGTLQAVITRGLLIGIAVIISQYIGLGISEEISVAMAFTTLILARSLQTFAARSNTQTIFQVGFTTNKLVLGSIFVCLCLYGITLIPGVRGIFAIPDAFGWYEFLIAGGLALAAVILMDLIKWIRNRGKATSVA is encoded by the coding sequence TTGGAACATTATAGACACAGTACAGAGGAGACGCTTGATGAAGTACAGAGTTCACAGAACGGACTCACGACCTCTGAAGCAACCAAAAGACTTGAAACCGTTGGATACAATGAGATAAAAGGAAAAGACGCCACACCTGTGTGGAAGCTGTTTATTGAGAATTTCAAAGACCCCATGGTTATTGTCCTGCTCATCGCTGCTGCGGTACAGATTGTGCTTGGGCATCTGATTGAATCACTCATTATATTTCTCGTCATTCTGCTGAATGCCGTTATTAGTGTCGTGCAGACGAAGAAGGCAGAGAGCTCTCTTGATGCCTTACGGCAAATGTCAGCGCCAGAAGCGAAGGTCATTCGGGATGGTCAGAAAAGGACAATTCCAGCTAGGGAGCTAGTCCCGGGTGATATCGTTCTGCTTGATGCCGGAGACTATGTGCCAGCAGACGGTCGCATATTGGAATCAGGAAGCCTGAAAATTAACGAAGGTATGTTAACAGGAGAATCCGAAGCTGCGGAGAAACATGCTGATGCCATTGCAGAAGAGGCTCCACTCGGAGATCGACGTAATATGGCGTTCAGTGGCTCACTCGTCGTGTATGGTCGAGGAACCTTTGTGGTAACAGGTACCGCACTTCAAACAGAAATCGGTAAAATCGCTGAACTCATCCAGAATGCTGAAGCAAAGGAAACACCGTTGCAACGCAAACTAGAAGCATTTAGCAAAAAACTAGGTTTCTTCATTCTTGGCCTATCCATTCTGATCTTTGCCATTGAAGCAGGACGTGTATGGTTAACGGAAGGTACAGAGAACATTGGCCCATCGTTTATTAATGCTCTAATGTTTGCTGTCGCCGTTGCTGTTGCAGCGATCCCCGAAGCTTTATCCTCCATCGTAACGATCGTCCTATCACTGGGAACAAATAAAATGGCTAAACAGCATGCCATCATTCGTCGTCTGCCTGCGGTCGAAGCACTCGGATCAGCTAGCATCATCTGCACAGACAAGACCGGAACCCTCACCCAGAATAAAATGACGGTGGTGGATTATTATATCCCGCACGGTACCAAAGAAGAGTTTCCCGATGACCCGAAAGAGTGGTCTGAAGAGGAACGTCGTTTATTACATATTGCCGTGCTCTGCAATGACTCCAATATCAACCAGGAAGGCAAGGAGCTAGGTGACCCGACAGAGGTTGCGCTCATTGCTTTTAGTAACCGAGTGAACAAGGACTACAACGAAATTCGTGATCAGTTTCCACGTGAAGCCGAGCTTCCTTTCGATTCAGATCGTAAATTAATGAGTACCGTGCATACGTTTGAAGGACAGACTGCTCTGTTGACTAAGGGTGGCCCTGATGTTCTATTCAGCCGCTGTACCCATGTGTTTATTCACGGTGAAGTTCAGCCGCTGACACCAGAAATTCGTACACAATTCGAAGAGAAAAACGAAGCCTTCTCCAAGCGTGCATTCCGGGTCTTGGCATACGCCTACAAGAGATTTGATGACAAAAAGCAGGTTACCACTGAAGATGAACATGATCTGATCCTTGTGGGTCTAACGGCTATGATTGATCCACCCCGTGAAGCGGTATACAGCTCTATTGAAGAGTCCAAAAAGGCAGGTATCCGTACGATTATGATCACAGGTGACCATAAAACAACCGCTCAAGCAATTGGTATCGACATTGGACTTGCCAAACCGGATGATCTGGCTATCACAGGCAGCGAACTAGACAAAATGTCTGATGAGGAGCTGGATCAAAAGTTAGACCAAATTTCGGTATATGCGAGGGTATCGCCGGAAAACAAAATCCGTATTGTACGTGCATGGCAACGTAAAGGCAAAATTGCTGCAATGACTGGAGACGGGGTCAACGATGCCCCTGCCTTGAAGCAGGCCGATATCGGAGTCGCGATGGGAAGCGGAACCGATGTCGCCAAAGATGCCGCAGCTATGATTCTGACGGATGATAATTTTGTATCGATCGTCAATGCGGTCAGTGTGGGACGGATGGTATTTGATAATATCAAAAAGGCGATTGCGTACCTGTTTGCTGGTAACCTAGGTGCCATTATCGCGATCCTGTTTGCACTGGTGGTTGGTTGGGTTAATCCTTTCACTGCTCTGCAGCTGCTCTTTATCAACCTGGTCAATGACTCTCTACCTGCCATTGCGCTAGGCACTGAAAAAGCTGAACCTGATGTGATGCGGCGGAAACCGCGTGATATCAATGAAGGCATTTTTGCCGGTGGAACACTGCAGGCTGTTATTACGCGCGGGCTTCTGATCGGGATTGCCGTCATCATATCCCAGTATATTGGACTTGGTATCTCTGAGGAGATCAGTGTGGCGATGGCCTTTACAACGCTGATTCTAGCACGTAGTCTACAGACGTTTGCGGCACGTTCTAATACACAGACTATTTTTCAAGTAGGTTTCACAACGAACAAATTGGTGCTTGGCTCCATCTTTGTATGCCTATGTCTGTATGGAATCACGTTGATTCCAGGGGTACGTGGGATCTTCGCTATTCCAGACGCATTTGGCTGGTATGAATTCCTCATTGCTGGCGGGCTTGCCCTTGCCGCAGTGATTCTGATGGATCTGATCAAATGGATTCGTAATCGAGGTAAAGCTACAAGCGTTGCTTAA
- a CDS encoding MFS transporter, with the protein MKDHIVMPLWTCCLFIVVMNTTMFNVSLPIIIHDLQITSDLGSWVISSYSIGYALSTVIYSRLSDRIPVRKLLTIGLLILGLSSLLGLFAHSFAVLLLTRILQSAGAGVMAGLGLVIASRYIPLERRGAAIALISSGSAMAFGLGPIVGGLISEYWGWNGLFAITVLVLFALPVLLYFLPNETTKTDQPFDTTGAILTTLNAVTLLVAITQQSLLWFVLGVLSLVVHILYIRRAKLSFINPQVFKVPGYTRLVMIGFCVLIVNLGNLFLMPLVLADLFARSSLAIGLLIAPGAIVAAFMARYIGRWIDQYGNMRFLIIGHVLLAAVLTLFMLGLHQSAFVITAGYLFFSPAISASMSSLNNEASRILPKSQIGSGMGLLQLVQFFGGSVSVAACGLLLHKIPHVTVEQAYHYVYGCLLIVAMVSLVLVIYHHRASRPTSPALVSNNS; encoded by the coding sequence ATGAAAGATCACATTGTCATGCCACTGTGGACATGCTGCCTGTTCATTGTGGTGATGAATACTACGATGTTTAACGTATCACTACCTATCATTATTCATGATCTGCAAATTACGTCTGACTTAGGTTCCTGGGTCATTTCCAGCTACTCCATCGGATACGCTTTATCTACGGTAATCTACAGCCGATTGTCGGATCGGATTCCGGTACGTAAGCTGTTAACCATTGGCTTGCTCATTCTAGGGCTGTCTTCCTTACTCGGTCTGTTTGCACATAGCTTCGCCGTGTTATTGCTTACTCGGATTCTGCAATCAGCTGGAGCAGGAGTTATGGCAGGCTTAGGACTCGTCATCGCAAGTCGCTACATTCCACTGGAACGAAGAGGCGCTGCCATTGCTCTAATCTCCTCCGGTAGCGCTATGGCCTTTGGTCTTGGCCCAATCGTCGGTGGATTAATCAGTGAATATTGGGGCTGGAACGGGCTCTTTGCCATTACCGTGCTGGTATTGTTCGCACTGCCTGTGCTGCTCTATTTCCTGCCAAACGAAACGACCAAGACGGATCAGCCTTTTGATACAACAGGTGCAATTCTAACGACACTGAACGCTGTGACATTATTGGTCGCCATTACCCAGCAGTCGCTTTTATGGTTTGTGCTAGGTGTCCTATCTCTTGTGGTGCACATTCTGTATATTCGCAGAGCCAAGCTGTCGTTTATTAATCCACAGGTTTTTAAGGTGCCAGGTTACACACGATTAGTCATGATTGGCTTTTGCGTCCTAATTGTTAACTTAGGCAATCTGTTCCTCATGCCACTTGTGCTCGCCGACCTGTTCGCGCGTTCTTCGCTGGCAATTGGACTGCTCATTGCGCCTGGAGCTATCGTTGCTGCATTTATGGCGCGGTATATAGGCCGCTGGATTGATCAATACGGCAATATGCGCTTTCTGATCATCGGGCATGTGTTGCTTGCCGCTGTGCTTACGTTATTTATGCTTGGATTGCATCAATCGGCATTTGTTATTACAGCAGGTTATTTATTTTTCTCTCCTGCAATTTCAGCGTCCATGTCATCACTCAATAACGAAGCATCACGTATCCTGCCCAAATCGCAGATTGGTTCAGGGATGGGTCTGTTACAGCTTGTTCAGTTCTTTGGCGGCTCGGTATCTGTTGCAGCTTGCGGTTTGTTGCTCCATAAGATTCCACACGTTACAGTTGAACAAGCTTACCACTATGTCTATGGATGTCTGTTGATCGTTGCTATGGTTTCGCTAGTGCTTGTAATCTATCACCATCGAGCATCCCGCCCTACATCTCCCGCATTAGTGTCGAACAATTCCTAG
- a CDS encoding SMI1/KNR4 family protein, whose translation MSKVDITTIQDYYGVVFPQEYLDFQQTNSGSSFNLMESGEVTDWQIRFSELDDQFITNNIQVVNDVNPDPKRIIPIAWSVSSGNNYLLDYRKHSACPVVLLMEHEEAMVREDAESETDTPEEAQQLMEENVRVIADSFASFLAKLRAYQAL comes from the coding sequence ATGAGTAAAGTTGATATTACTACCATACAGGACTATTACGGAGTTGTATTTCCGCAGGAATATTTGGATTTTCAGCAGACAAACAGCGGTAGTTCATTCAATCTCATGGAGAGCGGAGAGGTAACGGATTGGCAGATCCGCTTCTCTGAATTAGATGACCAGTTCATCACGAATAACATCCAGGTGGTAAATGATGTGAATCCTGATCCGAAGCGGATTATTCCAATCGCATGGAGTGTCAGCAGCGGTAATAACTATTTGCTAGATTATCGTAAACATTCAGCGTGTCCGGTTGTTTTACTTATGGAGCATGAAGAAGCAATGGTGCGGGAAGATGCCGAGAGTGAGACCGATACACCGGAGGAAGCTCAGCAGTTAATGGAGGAGAATGTAAGAGTGATTGCCGACAGCTTTGCGTCGTTTCTGGCAAAGCTGAGGGCATATCAAGCTCTCTAA
- a CDS encoding DUF2625 family protein: MQKLSVHELLDLENDAWPELKQLLEEGSNTYTVIPAQRSKGEEAIYALQVSTKSYLGVIAYETGGVLVDHGWITLLGAETEQIAGSLTSWNGLTDHPAVEALEGMLVVAYDVAGGFFALDTGKFEGSGHVYYFAPDTLEWESTELAYSGFVNWLANGDLEQFYQTFRWQDWQNDMNQLEQGQVFAYYPPLWTEEGGGKTSQKTPVAITEAWKIALSGR; this comes from the coding sequence ATGCAGAAATTATCGGTACATGAACTGTTGGATCTGGAGAACGATGCATGGCCTGAACTCAAGCAGCTATTGGAGGAAGGCAGCAACACGTATACCGTTATTCCAGCACAACGAAGTAAGGGGGAAGAGGCGATCTATGCCCTTCAAGTGAGCACAAAATCTTATCTAGGTGTTATAGCCTATGAAACAGGAGGAGTTCTGGTGGATCATGGCTGGATTACCCTGCTTGGCGCAGAGACAGAACAGATCGCAGGGAGCTTGACAAGTTGGAATGGGCTTACAGACCATCCCGCTGTAGAGGCTCTTGAAGGGATGCTGGTCGTTGCATATGATGTCGCTGGTGGATTTTTCGCATTAGATACAGGGAAGTTTGAAGGAAGCGGACACGTATACTATTTCGCACCAGATACGTTGGAATGGGAATCGACGGAACTTGCCTATTCAGGGTTTGTAAACTGGCTGGCGAATGGCGACCTGGAGCAGTTCTATCAGACATTTCGCTGGCAAGATTGGCAGAATGATATGAACCAGCTAGAGCAAGGACAGGTGTTTGCTTATTATCCGCCCCTATGGACGGAAGAAGGTGGAGGTAAGACAAGTCAAAAAACACCTGTTGCAATCACAGAAGCATGGAAAATAGCGTTAAGCGGGAGATAA
- a CDS encoding sensor domain-containing diguanylate cyclase, which yields MDIQLDQAPCGYFSISDSGIVRSVNQTLLNMLKVEHSQLLGSHIESTMSVTNKLFFHTYFYPYIQLYGHVDEMYFSFRTSDQQDVPVLLNGVRQTRDGESVVDCVVVVMRKRIEHEKDILQTKTKLQELYQATQEANKELERLHEEYEVKQQALLKVNDQLEAMASTDPLTGLKNRRFFQNSLLASLILFEQQQRDFSLLVVDIDHFKSINDTYGHPIGDLVLGNLAGLLQSMSRSSDVVARYGGEEFVIILAECDHDQAMEAAERYRSEVASSDWGQYNITVSIGAATAVQGDTDTSVFQRADQALYASKTAGRNRVTHADHL from the coding sequence ATGGATATCCAACTAGACCAGGCTCCTTGCGGATACTTCTCTATCTCGGATTCAGGTATTGTGCGATCAGTAAACCAGACATTGCTGAATATGCTCAAGGTAGAGCATAGCCAATTGCTGGGGAGTCATATTGAATCGACTATGTCGGTAACGAACAAATTGTTTTTCCATACGTATTTCTATCCTTATATCCAGCTATATGGGCATGTGGATGAAATGTATTTTTCTTTTCGCACCAGTGACCAACAGGATGTCCCGGTTCTTCTGAACGGTGTACGGCAGACGCGCGATGGAGAGAGTGTGGTGGACTGTGTTGTCGTTGTCATGCGTAAACGGATTGAGCATGAGAAGGATATTTTGCAGACCAAAACTAAACTGCAGGAGCTATACCAGGCGACACAAGAGGCCAACAAAGAGCTTGAACGTTTACATGAGGAATACGAGGTAAAGCAACAAGCACTGCTCAAAGTAAACGACCAATTAGAAGCGATGGCATCCACAGATCCATTAACGGGTCTCAAAAATCGGAGGTTCTTCCAGAATAGCTTGCTGGCAAGCCTGATTCTGTTTGAGCAGCAGCAACGCGATTTCTCCCTGCTGGTCGTCGATATTGATCATTTCAAAAGCATTAACGATACCTATGGGCATCCAATCGGTGACCTGGTACTCGGAAATCTGGCTGGGTTGCTGCAATCCATGTCACGCAGTAGCGATGTGGTCGCAAGATATGGCGGGGAAGAATTCGTAATCATTCTAGCAGAATGCGATCATGACCAAGCAATGGAGGCAGCAGAGCGATATCGTTCTGAAGTTGCTTCATCCGATTGGGGGCAATATAACATTACCGTAAGTATCGGTGCTGCTACGGCGGTACAAGGGGATACAGATACTTCTGTATTCCAGCGGGCAGATCAGGCACTCTATGCTTCCAAAACAGCAGGTCGAAACCGTGTAACCCATGCAGATCATCTATAA
- a CDS encoding alpha/beta fold hydrolase: MKVDVLERNNVKVLGTGSQTIVFAHGFGCDQDMWRYIVPSFVDNYRVVLFDYVGSGQSQINYYDAGKYNNLHGYAQDVLEIMETLDIRDSIFVGHSVSSMIGMLASIHETKYFERLVMLGPSPRYVNDLPNYYGGFDKRDIDELLEMMQLNFIGWASYLAPIVMQNPDRAELSEELEKSFCSRDPHIARQFAEVTFFSDCRVDLEQASVPSLILQCSDDSIAPVEVGDYLHAHLKNSRLQQMTAKGHYPHLSQPEETSRLIKDYLASV; this comes from the coding sequence ATGAAAGTTGACGTCCTCGAACGCAACAATGTGAAGGTACTTGGTACGGGAAGCCAAACGATTGTATTTGCACATGGCTTTGGATGTGATCAGGATATGTGGCGTTACATCGTGCCTAGTTTTGTAGACAACTACCGTGTGGTATTGTTCGATTATGTAGGCTCAGGACAATCTCAAATTAACTATTATGATGCTGGGAAATATAATAATCTTCATGGCTATGCGCAGGATGTATTGGAGATTATGGAAACGCTGGATATACGAGACAGTATTTTTGTAGGACATTCCGTTAGCAGCATGATAGGGATGCTTGCATCCATCCATGAAACCAAGTATTTTGAACGATTGGTCATGCTGGGGCCATCCCCACGTTATGTGAACGACCTTCCGAATTATTATGGTGGATTTGATAAACGGGACATTGATGAGTTGCTTGAAATGATGCAGTTGAATTTTATCGGTTGGGCTAGTTATCTCGCACCAATTGTGATGCAGAACCCGGATCGGGCAGAGCTATCAGAAGAACTGGAAAAAAGCTTCTGCTCCAGAGATCCGCATATTGCACGACAATTTGCTGAAGTGACGTTTTTCTCGGATTGTCGAGTCGATCTGGAGCAAGCTTCGGTTCCTTCTCTAATTCTGCAATGTTCGGATGATAGTATAGCTCCAGTTGAGGTTGGGGACTATCTGCACGCTCATCTGAAAAACAGCCGATTACAACAGATGACGGCGAAGGGGCACTATCCTCATCTAAGCCAGCCTGAGGAAACGAGTCGTCTGATTAAAGACTACTTGGCAAGCGTTTAA
- a CDS encoding TetR/AcrR family transcriptional regulator has product MSKQRIKEIAIQHFNRYGYEGTKMAQVAEEAGIRKQSLAYHYATKKALLLEIYEEVVQEEQQFVRQFFSESSTIPLEQQLHSFLLEHKNRFLTHPNVAFMYILSFITPLEVHDFVLAQYRTYLGTLKEELSATFATVQATDIRLSPEEATVAFVTLMDGLDVQLVYETRQSFEQALAIAWNVFWSGIQHK; this is encoded by the coding sequence TTGAGTAAACAACGTATCAAAGAAATTGCGATTCAGCACTTTAACCGTTATGGGTATGAAGGAACCAAAATGGCTCAGGTTGCAGAGGAGGCTGGCATTCGTAAACAGTCCCTTGCCTATCATTATGCAACGAAGAAAGCATTGCTGCTGGAGATCTATGAAGAGGTCGTGCAGGAGGAGCAGCAATTTGTGCGTCAATTTTTTAGCGAATCAAGCACAATTCCGTTAGAGCAACAGCTGCATTCTTTCCTGTTAGAGCACAAAAACCGCTTTTTGACCCATCCCAATGTAGCTTTTATGTACATTCTCTCCTTTATAACGCCACTGGAGGTTCACGATTTTGTATTGGCTCAGTATCGAACCTACCTTGGTACGCTGAAGGAAGAATTGTCGGCTACCTTTGCCACCGTGCAGGCCACAGATATTCGTCTAAGTCCAGAAGAAGCGACGGTTGCCTTCGTTACTCTGATGGATGGACTTGATGTTCAGCTCGTCTATGAGACACGTCAGTCGTTCGAGCAGGCACTAGCCATCGCTTGGAATGTATTTTGGTCGGGCATTCAGCACAAGTAG
- a CDS encoding DUF1593 domain-containing protein, translating into MNKKTGFSMLAALLACMLIMSGCTSTTPQASDNQGSQATEQEDTQPEQTADNEKQKARTVITTDGEVDDMNSVIRYLYYANEMDLAGIVLTSSVYHYAGDKEAGIEPFRWTGTQWLYDMLDAYEEIYPNLSTHADGYPKPEEIRAMTKIGNISDKGEMEKETEGSEFLKTLFLDDDSRDLVVQTWGGTNTTARALKSIEEQYKDTADWANIQKKVSDKLLLYIILDQDDSYNEYIAKNWPDIRILNDQSNFWHFAYAWKLHAEEVNSKLHGDWMSKNLLNGHGKLMDMYATMGDGKMIEGELAEEQRGSADYLKNNPQYDKYDFISEGDSPSFFYLIDNGLRSMEDPSYGGWGGRFGVVNDKLYRNNVLDYDPYSKRYEAEYSLMRWFDDIQNDFAARADWGVTDRYEDANHNPTLTIKEGLDLTAAPGEQLTLHAEGQDPDGDQLTYTWWRYFEADTYQESKEQEGKATPEMAGDLQLGLQRPLAKDEKLDELELQGKDTDTVTFTVPEDAKSGDTLHIIAEVQDDGEHNLKHYQRVIVTVQ; encoded by the coding sequence ATGAATAAGAAAACAGGGTTTAGCATGTTGGCTGCACTCTTGGCTTGCATGCTCATTATGAGTGGTTGTACTTCTACAACGCCACAAGCATCGGATAATCAAGGGAGTCAGGCGACAGAGCAGGAAGATACCCAACCTGAGCAGACAGCAGATAACGAGAAACAGAAGGCAAGAACGGTGATCACGACAGATGGAGAAGTGGATGATATGAACTCTGTCATTCGTTATCTCTATTATGCCAATGAGATGGATCTAGCCGGAATCGTGCTTACAAGCTCAGTTTATCACTATGCTGGTGATAAGGAGGCAGGCATCGAACCGTTCCGCTGGACTGGAACTCAGTGGCTGTATGATATGCTGGATGCTTACGAGGAAATATATCCTAACTTAAGCACACATGCAGATGGTTATCCTAAGCCTGAGGAGATTCGAGCCATGACCAAAATTGGCAATATCTCTGATAAAGGTGAGATGGAGAAGGAAACAGAAGGTTCGGAATTCTTGAAAACACTGTTTCTCGATGACGACTCAAGGGATTTAGTTGTACAGACCTGGGGAGGAACGAACACAACCGCTCGGGCACTGAAATCCATTGAAGAACAATATAAGGATACTGCTGATTGGGCTAATATTCAGAAAAAGGTGAGTGACAAGTTGCTGCTCTATATCATCCTTGACCAGGATGACAGCTACAACGAATATATTGCGAAGAACTGGCCGGATATTCGTATTTTGAACGATCAGTCGAACTTCTGGCATTTTGCCTATGCATGGAAGCTGCATGCCGAAGAAGTAAACAGTAAGCTGCACGGGGATTGGATGAGCAAGAACCTTCTGAACGGACATGGCAAGCTGATGGATATGTACGCTACGATGGGTGACGGCAAAATGATTGAAGGCGAATTAGCAGAGGAACAACGCGGCAGCGCGGATTACCTCAAGAACAATCCGCAATATGATAAGTATGATTTTATCTCGGAAGGGGATTCTCCATCTTTCTTCTATTTAATTGATAACGGTCTTCGCAGTATGGAAGATCCATCGTATGGTGGCTGGGGTGGACGCTTTGGCGTCGTTAACGATAAGCTCTACCGCAATAATGTATTGGACTACGATCCGTACTCCAAACGGTATGAAGCCGAATATTCTCTCATGAGATGGTTTGATGACATTCAGAATGATTTTGCAGCCCGTGCAGACTGGGGTGTAACAGATCGATATGAGGATGCCAACCACAACCCAACGCTCACCATTAAGGAAGGATTGGATCTGACCGCAGCTCCAGGCGAACAATTAACACTACACGCGGAAGGACAAGATCCGGATGGCGATCAGCTGACATATACATGGTGGAGATATTTCGAAGCTGACACCTATCAGGAATCCAAGGAGCAGGAAGGCAAGGCAACACCTGAGATGGCTGGAGATCTGCAGCTTGGATTACAGCGCCCATTGGCCAAGGATGAGAAGCTCGATGAGCTTGAACTGCAAGGGAAAGATACAGATACGGTAACGTTCACGGTGCCTGAGGATGCCAAATCTGGTGACACTCTTCACATCATCGCAGAGGTACAAGATGACGGTGAGCATAACTTGAAGCATTACCAACGTGTCATTGTAACAGTGCAATAA